A single Streptococcus thermophilus DNA region contains:
- a CDS encoding L-lactate dehydrogenase → MARKIGIIGMGNVGAAVAHGAIAQGLADSYVFIDINERKAEADAQDFKDAMANLANYANIVVNDYEALKDADVIISALGNIQLQHNAGEDRFAEFPFTREAVYQVAQELKQLDFKGILLVISNPVDAVTALYQEFTGWPKERVIGTGTLLDTARMKTAVGEVLEVNPKSVSGYNLGEHGNSQFTAWSQVKVKGQDITALTSEEERQNLFMASMKGGHKVFYGKGYTSYGIASAALRLVAIILSDAQEEVTVSSYQEIYQTYLGYPVILGRQGVEAPVHLTLSAEEKHLLQGSADLIRNRVQEAVAFLKEKYGNTIE, encoded by the coding sequence ATGGCTCGTAAAATTGGAATTATTGGAATGGGAAATGTTGGTGCAGCGGTAGCTCATGGGGCTATTGCTCAGGGCTTAGCCGATAGTTATGTTTTTATTGATATTAATGAGAGGAAAGCTGAAGCAGATGCCCAGGATTTTAAGGATGCCATGGCCAATCTGGCCAACTATGCAAACATCGTGGTTAATGATTATGAAGCACTTAAAGATGCTGATGTTATCATCTCAGCTCTTGGAAATATTCAGCTACAGCACAATGCTGGTGAGGACCGTTTTGCTGAATTCCCATTTACCCGAGAGGCTGTTTATCAGGTTGCTCAGGAGTTAAAACAGTTGGATTTTAAAGGTATACTCTTGGTCATCTCAAATCCTGTAGATGCGGTGACAGCTCTCTATCAAGAATTCACAGGTTGGCCAAAGGAACGCGTGATTGGGACAGGGACTTTACTTGATACGGCTAGAATGAAGACAGCAGTGGGAGAGGTTCTGGAAGTTAATCCCAAATCAGTATCAGGCTACAATCTTGGGGAACATGGCAACTCTCAATTTACAGCATGGAGTCAGGTTAAGGTGAAAGGTCAAGATATTACAGCTTTAACGAGTGAAGAGGAGCGTCAAAATCTCTTTATGGCTTCCATGAAGGGGGGGCACAAGGTTTTTTATGGTAAGGGCTATACTTCATACGGTATTGCCAGTGCTGCCCTTCGTTTGGTGGCAATTATCCTCTCTGACGCTCAAGAAGAGGTGACAGTATCTAGCTATCAAGAAATCTATCAGACTTATCTTGGCTATCCAGTTATTTTAGGACGTCAAGGTGTGGAAGCTCCTGTCCACTTGACTTTGTCGGCTGAGGAAAAACATCTTTTGCAGGGCTCTGCTGACTTAATTCGGAACCGTGTTCAAGAGGCAGTTGCCTTTTTGAAAGAAAAGTATGGCAATACAATCGAGTGA
- a CDS encoding YlbF/YmcA family competence regulator: MRNIYDLANELERGIRALPEYKNLVEKKEAIATDAEASALFKEFTDFQEDFYAKMQAGTMPTAEEQAAVQELGQKVEANALLKEYLTAQQSLSVYLNDIERIIFKPLQELNN, encoded by the coding sequence ATGAGAAATATTTATGATTTAGCAAATGAGTTGGAACGTGGCATCCGTGCCCTTCCTGAGTACAAAAACTTGGTAGAGAAAAAAGAAGCGATTGCAACTGATGCTGAGGCTAGCGCTCTTTTCAAAGAGTTTACGGATTTCCAAGAGGATTTCTATGCTAAAATGCAGGCTGGTACAATGCCAACAGCAGAAGAACAAGCAGCTGTTCAAGAATTGGGTCAAAAGGTAGAAGCTAACGCCCTTTTGAAAGAATACTTGACTGCGCAACAAAGTCTGTCTGTTTATTTGAATGATATTGAACGTATCATCTTCAAACCTTTGCAAGAATTGAATAACTAA